In one window of Bradyrhizobium sp. AZCC 1721 DNA:
- the aztC gene encoding zinc ABC transporter substrate-binding protein AztC: MLKTLRTVVLAGLVSLSPLAAGAASAKKLNVVASFSIIADFARHVGGDRIDLRSLVGANGDAHVYEPKPADVRTIAAADIVLVNGLQFEGFLRRLIEASGTKAPVVELTKGVQPLKSTEQAHHHGQSGPHHHHGDHDPHAWQAVPNARIYVKNIVDAFCSIDPPGCTTYETNAKAYDSTLSALDDEIRATIALIPPHKRVVITAHEAFGYFAHEYGLTFLAPEGLSTDAEAAASDIASLIRQIKRDKVAAVFVENITDPRLVQRIAAETGSKVGGELYSDALSRPDGPAATYVDMMKHNASTIRKAIVPDVP, translated from the coding sequence ATGCTCAAGACGTTAAGAACGGTCGTGCTTGCGGGACTCGTCTCACTATCACCGCTTGCTGCAGGTGCCGCGTCGGCCAAGAAGCTCAATGTGGTCGCCAGCTTCTCGATTATTGCTGACTTTGCGCGTCATGTCGGCGGAGACCGTATCGATCTTCGCTCACTCGTCGGAGCAAACGGCGATGCCCACGTTTACGAACCCAAGCCCGCGGACGTCAGAACGATTGCCGCCGCCGATATCGTACTCGTCAACGGCCTTCAGTTCGAAGGCTTCTTGAGACGCCTTATCGAAGCGAGTGGAACAAAGGCGCCGGTTGTCGAGCTTACGAAAGGAGTCCAGCCGCTCAAGAGCACTGAGCAAGCGCACCATCACGGGCAGTCTGGCCCTCATCACCACCATGGCGACCATGATCCCCACGCGTGGCAAGCGGTTCCGAATGCCCGGATCTACGTCAAAAATATCGTAGACGCGTTCTGTTCGATCGATCCACCCGGCTGCACGACGTATGAGACAAATGCCAAAGCCTACGATTCAACTCTCAGTGCGCTCGATGACGAGATCAGAGCGACGATCGCACTCATCCCGCCCCACAAGCGCGTTGTCATCACCGCGCATGAGGCATTCGGCTACTTCGCTCACGAATACGGTTTGACATTCCTTGCGCCAGAAGGCCTCTCAACAGACGCCGAGGCCGCAGCATCCGACATCGCCAGTCTCATCCGGCAAATCAAGCGGGACAAGGTCGCCGCGGTCTTCGTGGAGAACATCACCGATCCCCGTCTCGTGCAGCGAATTGCCGCGGAAACAGGGTCGAAGGTCGGCGGAGAGCTCTACTCCGATGCTCTGTCCCGGCCCGACGGGCCGGCGGCCACCTACGTTGACATGATGAAGCACAACGCCTCGACAATTCGGAAAGCCATCGTGCCTGATGTCCCCTGA
- a CDS encoding transcriptional repressor, producing MHRNPDPRVTCAHEETHGHPVDGDAVESRARSYAVSKGVPFTPMRQSVLALLAASGKPMSAYEIAEKVSDARKLKAVQVYRALEFLQEAGCVHRLASRSAYFACDHLHGEGETVVFMVCAQCGAVQEAASELVARGLRGAAKTAGFRPRHPMIEVDGECAECAGTPER from the coding sequence ATGCATCGCAATCCAGATCCGCGCGTAACTTGCGCGCACGAAGAGACGCATGGTCACCCCGTCGATGGCGATGCAGTTGAGTCTCGCGCCCGCTCGTACGCGGTATCGAAAGGGGTGCCGTTCACGCCGATGCGCCAAAGCGTGCTTGCCTTGCTTGCGGCGTCCGGAAAGCCGATGAGCGCCTACGAGATCGCAGAGAAAGTGAGCGATGCGCGAAAGCTCAAGGCCGTGCAGGTCTACCGTGCGCTCGAATTCCTGCAGGAGGCAGGGTGCGTCCATCGGCTGGCGTCCCGCTCGGCCTATTTCGCCTGCGATCATCTGCACGGAGAAGGCGAAACGGTAGTCTTCATGGTTTGCGCGCAATGTGGCGCGGTTCAGGAGGCGGCCTCCGAACTGGTGGCGCGCGGCTTGCGGGGCGCAGCGAAAACAGCCGGCTTCAGGCCCCGACATCCGATGATCGAGGTGGACGGCGAGTGTGCGGAATGCGCGGGTACGCCTGAACGCTAA
- a CDS encoding DUF3526 domain-containing protein: MKIMQPRPLSTLSLIVLHEARILVRDRTLLLVCCVLALMVGYGLFVGLAQATLRDRMVAQVLKHEQETQTANSGTLQSVLAGQTALIPFSNPANPAAMAGTLSGRYATMPNAPLAALAIGQSDMMPNYYRITYLSKVQFMYDTEIENPWNLLSGHFDLAFVIVFVLPLLVTSLGYNLLSAEREHGTLRMLCSQPLSIATLMIGKVVVRMLALLAIVIPVPLVVLLLIRPEARGAEQLVLMLSWSALVAAYTLFWFAVAALVNTVNLSSSTNALIMVALWTILVLILPVTMNLAVGLVSPAPSRTELANRTRVATAESLREYEDLYSADYRYASDPEALLVKNERIEVPSRMRAFFLAKQKVDERIEPLLKRFDQQLLQQQKLVDRLSLLSPAMLVNEALTSIAGTDSRRFLAFKDQTEAFHKEWRQYFSPRILESRAMTMRDLSSLPRWHWIEMPASEINWSIWWRAMLMLALASVPGGLALARSSRRSIE; encoded by the coding sequence ATGAAGATAATGCAGCCTCGCCCGCTCTCCACCTTGTCGCTGATCGTACTGCACGAGGCCCGCATCCTTGTCCGCGATCGCACGCTGCTGCTGGTGTGTTGCGTTCTGGCCCTCATGGTGGGTTACGGACTATTTGTGGGACTGGCGCAAGCAACGCTCCGCGACCGCATGGTCGCTCAAGTCCTCAAACACGAACAAGAGACCCAAACGGCAAATAGCGGGACGCTCCAATCCGTTCTCGCTGGCCAAACCGCGCTGATACCGTTCTCCAATCCCGCGAACCCCGCTGCCATGGCCGGCACCTTGTCCGGGCGTTACGCCACAATGCCCAACGCTCCGCTCGCGGCGCTGGCGATCGGTCAGTCGGACATGATGCCCAATTATTACCGCATCACCTATTTGAGCAAAGTTCAGTTCATGTACGACACGGAAATCGAAAATCCCTGGAATCTGCTCAGCGGGCACTTCGATCTCGCTTTCGTTATCGTATTCGTACTGCCTCTGCTGGTTACGTCGCTCGGGTATAACCTGCTGTCGGCAGAGCGCGAACATGGCACCTTGCGCATGCTGTGTTCGCAACCGCTTTCCATCGCAACGTTGATGATCGGGAAAGTCGTCGTGCGCATGCTTGCGCTGCTGGCGATCGTTATTCCCGTGCCGCTCGTGGTCCTGCTTTTGATCCGTCCCGAAGCCCGCGGCGCGGAGCAACTGGTCTTGATGCTGTCGTGGTCGGCGCTGGTGGCGGCCTATACCTTGTTCTGGTTCGCGGTTGCGGCCTTGGTCAACACCGTTAACCTCTCATCTTCGACCAATGCGTTGATCATGGTGGCACTCTGGACGATTCTTGTGCTCATCTTGCCGGTGACAATGAACCTTGCCGTGGGATTGGTTAGCCCGGCTCCTTCCCGCACCGAATTGGCCAACCGCACGCGTGTCGCAACCGCCGAATCATTGCGCGAATACGAGGACCTCTATAGCGCGGATTATCGTTATGCCTCCGATCCGGAAGCGCTGCTGGTAAAAAATGAACGTATCGAAGTGCCTTCGCGCATGCGTGCATTTTTTCTGGCCAAGCAAAAAGTCGACGAACGAATCGAGCCGCTTTTGAAACGTTTTGATCAGCAACTGCTGCAACAGCAAAAACTTGTCGACAGGCTGAGCTTGCTATCGCCTGCAATGCTCGTCAATGAAGCACTGACCTCTATCGCCGGCACTGATTCACGCCGTTTCCTCGCGTTCAAGGATCAAACAGAGGCGTTTCACAAAGAATGGCGGCAGTATTTCTCTCCCCGAATCCTGGAGAGCCGCGCTATGACCATGCGTGACCTGTCATCATTGCCCCGGTGGCATTGGATTGAGATGCCGGCAAGCGAAATCAACTGGAGCATCTGGTGGCGGGCCATGTTGATGCTGGCGCTCGCGTCCGTGCCTGGCGGCCTCGCGCTTGCGCGCTCGTCCCGCCGATCGATCGAGTAA
- a CDS encoding ABC transporter permease subunit, translating to MFAIIAAKDLRELTRDGRLLWAGGLVVILMLVALAAGWNRQVQLNSERSAGQALDHDAWLHQGYRHPHDAAEQGMHVFKPEPSLAVFDPGIGPFVGSTVWLQAHRQSEVKFRPAQDATGLQRFGELSPAWLLQVLLPLLIIVIGFNSVSNERERGTLRQLLSLGAPTRSLLYGKAAALASCVGILIAPVGLAFAVLIVARLPAGERVDVVYRITWLAAGYGFYLGFFVFLTLAVSALARSSRTALVLLLGFWVAATLIAPRTASEATNLLHPTPSRLDFDNQLAHDVADAGRKAWSTHFGARTPWDPSVPLSKWGAALKVDDEAGYGALDENFGRLWDTFERQQRAQEWVGLAAPVVALRGFSMGLAGTDFSQHRDFSTAAEAQRRKIQNIVSEDLIEHADRLGNAHFTYRAGPELWASVPQFKYERPSVSFALAHHWASLVLLAVMFCLSVALAQYALSRPLMR from the coding sequence GTGTTCGCAATCATCGCCGCCAAAGATCTTCGCGAGCTGACCCGCGACGGGCGTCTGCTCTGGGCCGGAGGACTGGTCGTTATCCTCATGCTGGTGGCTCTGGCGGCCGGATGGAATCGGCAGGTTCAGCTGAATAGCGAACGGTCGGCAGGCCAAGCCCTCGACCATGACGCCTGGCTTCACCAAGGCTATCGGCACCCGCACGATGCGGCGGAACAGGGCATGCACGTGTTCAAGCCTGAACCATCGCTTGCCGTCTTCGATCCCGGCATTGGGCCATTTGTTGGCTCGACCGTCTGGCTACAGGCGCATCGCCAAAGCGAAGTCAAGTTCCGGCCGGCCCAGGATGCAACCGGCTTGCAGCGGTTCGGCGAGTTATCGCCAGCTTGGCTTCTTCAGGTTTTGCTTCCCCTGCTCATTATCGTCATCGGCTTCAACTCTGTGAGCAACGAGCGTGAACGCGGAACGTTGCGCCAGCTTCTCAGCCTGGGCGCGCCCACGCGGAGCCTTCTTTACGGCAAAGCGGCGGCGCTTGCGAGCTGCGTTGGCATTCTGATTGCTCCAGTCGGCCTTGCGTTTGCAGTACTCATCGTTGCTCGCCTACCCGCTGGAGAGCGCGTGGACGTGGTCTATCGGATCACGTGGCTCGCGGCGGGATACGGCTTCTATCTCGGCTTTTTCGTGTTTCTGACCCTGGCGGTATCGGCCCTCGCGCGTTCATCGCGGACCGCCCTGGTCTTGCTCCTGGGCTTCTGGGTCGCCGCAACGCTGATTGCTCCGCGCACCGCCTCCGAAGCGACGAATTTGCTCCATCCCACGCCGTCCCGGCTAGACTTTGACAATCAACTCGCGCACGACGTGGCAGACGCTGGCCGCAAGGCCTGGTCCACCCACTTCGGTGCGCGAACGCCGTGGGATCCATCGGTTCCGCTCAGCAAGTGGGGCGCGGCGCTGAAAGTTGATGACGAGGCGGGTTACGGCGCACTTGATGAAAACTTCGGCAGGCTTTGGGACACATTCGAGCGTCAACAGCGCGCGCAAGAGTGGGTCGGCCTTGCTGCCCCGGTCGTTGCACTCCGCGGCTTCTCCATGGGCCTGGCGGGAACGGACTTTTCCCAACATCGCGACTTCTCAACCGCGGCCGAAGCCCAACGGCGGAAGATTCAGAACATTGTCAGCGAGGACTTGATTGAACACGCCGATCGCTTGGGTAATGCGCATTTCACTTACAGGGCTGGCCCCGAGCTGTGGGCAAGCGTGCCGCAATTCAAGTATGAACGTCCGTCTGTGTCGTTTGCCTTGGCGCACCATTGGGCGAGCCTTGTGCTGCTCGCCGTCATGTTCTGCCTCTCCGTCGCGCTTGCGCAATATGCGCTCTCCCGTCCGCTGATGCGCTAG
- a CDS encoding ABC transporter ATP-binding protein, with translation MLDAIEVTKQFGAKSALDNVSLSVLPGEIYCLLGANGAGKTTLVNLFLNFLQPTSGSLQIGKLDVVRQPLETKRLLAYIPEQVTLYGVLSGLENLAFFSSLAIGEHLPRQRLLELLEAAGLPRQAADDRVATYSKGMRQKVGIAIALAKNAKALLLDEPTSGLDPSAANEFSELLVKASNDGVTVLTTTHDLFHAKQTATRIGIMKQGRLVEELRSEEVSHADLEALYLKHMKS, from the coding sequence ATGCTCGATGCGATTGAAGTGACGAAGCAGTTTGGCGCCAAGAGTGCCCTGGATAATGTCTCGCTCAGCGTCCTGCCTGGCGAGATCTATTGCCTCTTGGGGGCGAACGGCGCGGGCAAGACGACGCTGGTCAATCTGTTCCTGAATTTTCTCCAGCCGACATCCGGCAGCCTCCAAATCGGCAAGCTCGACGTCGTGCGTCAGCCGCTGGAGACGAAGCGGCTCCTTGCATATATCCCCGAACAGGTCACGCTCTATGGCGTGCTCTCAGGTCTGGAAAACCTGGCATTCTTCTCTTCACTCGCAATCGGAGAGCATTTGCCGCGGCAGCGGTTGCTTGAACTGCTCGAGGCGGCAGGTCTCCCTCGTCAAGCAGCCGATGACAGGGTCGCGACCTACTCGAAAGGCATGCGTCAGAAGGTGGGAATTGCCATCGCGCTGGCCAAGAATGCCAAAGCCCTCTTGCTCGACGAGCCCACCTCAGGACTGGACCCGTCCGCGGCCAACGAGTTCTCGGAGCTTCTCGTCAAGGCCAGCAACGACGGCGTGACCGTCCTGACGACAACACACGATCTCTTCCACGCGAAGCAGACCGCGACCCGCATCGGCATCATGAAGCAAGGCAGGCTGGTGGAAGAACTCAGGAGCGAGGAGGTCAGCCATGCCGATCTTGAAGCGCTGTACCTCAAGCACATGAAGAGTTGA
- a CDS encoding TonB-dependent receptor domain-containing protein: MRYLLCSISLSTLLIAAGVLPFGLAEAQAQTRSSSPDQPANSLPPITVDAPQRQPAARVATRSNSQKGRISRTNRNPRPSTIAEASPQSQGQQQVPATPLNTNVVTPSASRLGLTPREIPATVEVVGAETIREQGYHTTIDTVKGATGVTASDAPNDVSFSMRGFQGEQVNVTYNGVNIGLTGFTALTMETFNLDRVEFLKGPSSLMSGQGAVGGAINYVTKVPHTGPIKSEAFVGFDSFGSIRSGYGSGGSTNIQGLDYRVDISRSVQNGFIDDTNTKNLHVSGQLNYRLTESFKVFVATEYKDYNARVYEGTPLVPVAFSGPFATTGIVSGTKVSDYNGTNLGPVTIDSRTLKTNYNVLDNHKTIKESWVRGGFEWDLTSNVTLRSQVYNYNASRDWYNNEVSAFNAASNLVDRERFYVHHNQNLVGNNTDLTWNSHLFGMENRLVTALEFYHLDFSRPGAANFPSDQVTLVDPVRGYYGLLTTQRQTATIDSFAINLEDRLKITHNFALIGGLRYNPFELDRTSTDVNGVSRAGFPYTTSWQPVTGRIGYTCEAIPGMTFYSQYATASDLSAGSIFLLSPTQQLTLTSARSYETGVKNLLWNGRAEWTFSAFDIERSNVYSAQAGQRLNIAGKVKSQGVEFAAAVRPTPELKFWGNVAYVHARYADYEFTGGSFSGNTPPNIPAVVVNGGASYRFLNPGWLPVELGVSVRHVGDRYSTDANTVKLLAYTTADAFAFIDIPKSPTFPTFDSTRVTFRVRNFTDAKYAAWSSPFYPDQILLGAPRTYEVGASFKF, from the coding sequence GTGCGTTACCTGTTGTGTTCGATTTCTCTATCAACTCTTTTGATAGCGGCAGGCGTTCTGCCTTTTGGCTTGGCTGAAGCGCAAGCTCAGACGCGTTCGTCATCACCCGACCAGCCGGCGAACTCGTTGCCGCCTATAACCGTTGACGCGCCGCAGCGGCAACCAGCGGCGAGAGTGGCGACGCGGTCGAATTCGCAAAAAGGCCGCATCTCCCGGACAAACAGAAATCCGCGACCATCAACCATCGCCGAGGCTTCACCGCAGTCGCAAGGGCAACAGCAGGTGCCGGCGACGCCGCTGAACACAAATGTGGTTACGCCCAGCGCGAGCCGGCTGGGGCTGACCCCTCGGGAGATTCCCGCCACCGTCGAGGTCGTCGGAGCGGAAACGATCCGGGAGCAGGGCTACCACACGACGATCGATACGGTGAAAGGCGCAACCGGCGTGACCGCCAGCGACGCGCCGAACGACGTGTCGTTCTCGATGCGCGGTTTCCAGGGCGAACAGGTCAACGTGACCTACAATGGCGTCAATATCGGCCTGACGGGCTTCACGGCGCTGACCATGGAGACGTTCAACCTCGATAGGGTTGAATTTCTCAAGGGCCCGTCCTCCCTGATGTCAGGGCAGGGCGCGGTCGGCGGTGCCATCAACTATGTCACCAAGGTGCCGCATACCGGTCCGATCAAGAGTGAGGCGTTCGTCGGTTTCGATTCGTTCGGCAGTATCCGAAGCGGCTATGGTTCAGGGGGCAGCACCAACATCCAGGGCCTCGATTATCGCGTCGACATCAGCCGGTCCGTTCAGAACGGCTTCATCGACGATACCAATACGAAGAACCTGCACGTATCCGGCCAACTGAACTATCGGTTGACGGAATCGTTCAAGGTCTTCGTTGCGACCGAGTACAAGGACTACAACGCGCGCGTCTACGAAGGTACGCCCCTTGTTCCCGTCGCCTTTAGCGGTCCTTTTGCGACCACGGGCATCGTGTCCGGAACGAAAGTGTCCGATTATAACGGCACCAATCTCGGGCCTGTCACCATCGACAGTCGTACGCTGAAAACGAACTACAACGTGCTCGACAACCACAAGACCATCAAGGAGTCATGGGTGCGCGGAGGATTCGAGTGGGATCTCACGAGCAACGTTACTCTGAGAAGTCAGGTCTATAACTACAATGCCAGCCGCGACTGGTACAACAATGAGGTGAGCGCCTTCAACGCCGCCAGCAACCTGGTCGATCGTGAACGGTTCTATGTCCATCACAACCAGAATCTGGTCGGCAACAATACGGATCTCACGTGGAATTCGCATCTATTCGGCATGGAAAACCGCCTGGTCACGGCGCTCGAATTCTATCACCTGGATTTTTCAAGGCCCGGCGCGGCAAACTTTCCTTCTGATCAAGTGACGCTGGTCGATCCCGTTCGTGGCTATTATGGTTTGCTAACGACGCAGCGACAGACCGCCACCATCGACAGCTTTGCGATCAATCTCGAAGATCGGCTGAAGATTACGCACAATTTCGCGCTTATCGGCGGTCTCCGCTACAATCCCTTCGAGCTCGATCGAACGTCCACCGATGTCAACGGCGTGAGCAGGGCTGGTTTCCCATACACCACAAGCTGGCAGCCCGTGACGGGCCGTATCGGATACACGTGCGAAGCGATTCCGGGGATGACGTTCTACAGCCAGTATGCGACGGCGAGCGACTTGTCGGCAGGCAGCATTTTCCTGCTGAGCCCGACGCAGCAACTGACCTTGACGTCTGCCCGCAGCTACGAGACCGGTGTCAAGAATCTGCTGTGGAATGGTCGCGCCGAATGGACCTTTTCGGCTTTCGACATTGAGCGCAGCAATGTGTATTCGGCTCAGGCTGGCCAACGCCTCAACATCGCTGGAAAAGTCAAATCGCAGGGCGTGGAGTTCGCCGCGGCAGTGCGTCCGACCCCTGAGCTCAAGTTCTGGGGCAACGTCGCGTATGTCCACGCACGCTATGCCGACTACGAATTCACGGGCGGATCGTTCTCGGGAAATACCCCGCCGAATATTCCTGCCGTTGTCGTGAACGGCGGGGCCTCGTATCGTTTCCTTAATCCAGGTTGGCTGCCGGTCGAGCTCGGGGTTTCGGTTCGTCATGTCGGCGACCGCTATAGCACCGATGCCAATACGGTTAAGCTTCTCGCATATACGACGGCGGATGCCTTCGCCTTTATCGACATTCCGAAGTCACCGACATTCCCGACTTTTGACAGCACGCGCGTCACCTTCCGGGTACGTAACTTCACCGATGCGAAGTACGCGGCATGGAGCTCTCCATTCTATCCAGACCAGATCCTCCTGGGGGCACCGCGGACCTACGAGGTCGGGGCGTCCTTCAAATTCTGA
- a CDS encoding PepSY domain-containing protein: MVVRPLRVLVLIHRWLSIPLCLLFVMWFASGIVMHFVPFPALTEAERLGGLSVFDVSKVRHSPAEAIAASTLKGVTRVRLWQRSDGPVYLLSTASGMKALHADDLRAADIGSEQVALAIGSEHARLRGLNPAAATFVELAEYDQWTVPNGLDGHRPLYRIALNDVAGTELYVSSRTGEIVRDTTRSERAWNYVGSVAHWIYPTALRKDWMTWNVTVWWLSLAAVIAALSGLMVGLFRLRRVRDRIVSPFRKWHAWHHWLGLACAAFVMTWIVSGWLSMDHGRLFSTGVLTRSEADRIAGTPAWVELTATVPASLSPTTREIEWFTFGGRIHQRNRTGVDAQQLSVVVPASTALASPFLQADQINVVISHAVGSCSSTSAVAPDDHYFLASEVAPAPVYRSICGDVWYQIDGASCANLEKLDAQRRTYRWLYRALHTFDFPALMARPSLRSAIIVVLCAFGAAFSITGIVIAWRRLRLEFR; the protein is encoded by the coding sequence ATGGTGGTTCGCCCGTTGCGGGTCCTGGTCCTTATCCATCGCTGGCTGAGCATCCCGCTGTGCCTGCTGTTCGTGATGTGGTTTGCATCTGGTATCGTGATGCACTTTGTGCCATTTCCGGCGCTCACCGAAGCTGAGCGCCTCGGAGGATTGTCCGTCTTCGACGTTTCCAAGGTGAGGCACAGTCCCGCCGAGGCTATCGCGGCGAGCACGCTCAAAGGCGTCACGCGGGTACGTCTGTGGCAGCGCAGCGACGGTCCCGTGTACTTGCTGTCGACTGCCTCCGGCATGAAAGCCCTGCATGCTGACGATCTCCGCGCGGCCGATATCGGCTCCGAGCAAGTGGCACTCGCAATCGGGTCCGAGCACGCGCGCTTGCGTGGCTTGAATCCTGCTGCGGCCACTTTCGTGGAACTGGCGGAATATGATCAATGGACGGTCCCGAACGGCCTCGACGGACACCGACCTCTCTATCGCATTGCTCTGAACGATGTTGCGGGAACCGAGCTGTACGTCTCGTCACGCACCGGCGAGATCGTGAGAGATACGACGCGCAGTGAACGCGCATGGAACTACGTTGGAAGCGTCGCGCATTGGATCTATCCGACCGCGCTGCGCAAAGACTGGATGACCTGGAACGTCACGGTCTGGTGGTTGTCCCTTGCTGCCGTCATCGCGGCATTGTCGGGCCTCATGGTTGGCCTGTTTCGTCTGAGGCGCGTGCGAGACCGTATCGTGTCTCCCTTCCGAAAATGGCATGCTTGGCATCACTGGCTCGGATTGGCGTGCGCTGCGTTCGTGATGACGTGGATTGTTAGCGGATGGCTATCGATGGACCATGGCCGTCTCTTTTCCACCGGCGTGCTTACCAGATCGGAAGCCGACCGGATCGCCGGGACGCCGGCATGGGTCGAACTGACCGCGACAGTGCCCGCATCGCTTTCACCGACTACCCGTGAGATCGAGTGGTTCACCTTCGGCGGTCGCATCCATCAACGTAATCGAACGGGAGTTGACGCGCAGCAGCTCTCCGTCGTCGTTCCAGCGTCTACTGCACTTGCTTCACCGTTCCTGCAAGCCGATCAGATCAATGTCGTGATCTCGCACGCTGTCGGTAGCTGCTCGAGCACTTCGGCTGTCGCGCCAGATGACCACTACTTCCTTGCATCTGAAGTTGCACCGGCTCCCGTATATCGGTCCATATGCGGGGACGTTTGGTACCAAATCGATGGTGCTAGCTGTGCCAACCTGGAAAAGCTTGATGCGCAGCGTCGAACCTATCGCTGGCTGTACCGCGCGCTGCATACTTTCGATTTTCCTGCATTGATGGCGCGCCCTAGCCTGCGGAGCGCGATTATTGTTGTTCTATGCGCGTTCGGAGCAGCGTTCAGCATCACCGGAATCGTGATCGCCTGGCGGCGACTGAGACTTGAATTTCGCTGA